The window ccctccgGGCCGGTCGGGACCGCGGCAGGCTCCGACCAAAGGTTGTTTACGTCACGCCGTGCCCTGGCCCCCGGCGGCGTGGGAGGTGCGGGAAGTCCGCAGCGGTGCTGTGAGCAGTTCCTGattgcaggctgctggcagccggCAGCGGGCACGGCCCGGAAAGAGCGCTCCGGGCATgcccttccccctgctcctgtgcccGGCCTGCAGCCACCGCTGCCGGCAGGCAAATGTGCTCCTGCGCTGCTCTCGTGGGCATAGTCATCTGCTCAAAACACTCCACTGATGTCCTCTGGTGCCAAGGGCTTGTTCCTcacctgccagggctgctcatGCCCCAGGCACCAGCTCCTCTGTAGCGGAGCTAAAACTGGACAGCCCTGAGAGGCATTTTTCACTGCTTCCCTTTGTTATGGGATAGGGCCCACTCTGCACcgggagaggagcaggggatGCAGCTTGTACCAGGACAGAGCTCAGCCTGCACTGGGAGAGGATCAAGGGGTCCAGTCTGTACCAGGACAGAGCTCAGCCTGCACTGGGAGAGGATCAGGGGGTCCAGTCTGTACCAGGACAGAGCTCAGCCTGCACTGGGAGAGGATCGGAGGTTCCAGTCTGTACCAGGACAGAGCTCAGCCTGCACTGGGAGAGGATCAGGGGATGCAGCTTGTACcaggacagagctcagtctGCACTGGGAGAGGATCAGGGGGTCCAGTTTGTACcaggacagagctcagtctgcactgggagaggagcaggggatGCAGTTTGTACCAGGACAGAGCTCAGCCTGCACTGGGAGAGGATCAAGGGGTCCAGTCTGTACCAGGACAGAGCTCAGCCTGCACTGGGAGAGGATCGGAGGTTCCAGTCTGTACCAGGACAGAGCTCAGCCTGCACTGGGAGAGGATCAGGGGATGCAGCTTGcaccaggacagagctcagtctGCACTGGGAGAGGATCAGGGGGTCCAGTTTGTACCAGGACAGAGCTCAGCCTGCACTGGGAGAGGATCAGGGGGTCCAGTTTGTACCAGGACAGAGCTCAGCCTGCACTGGGAGAGGACCCACCAGCACCAcatgagccagcccaggatagTTAGTACTGGTAGAGGGGATTTTGGGGCAGGACATGTCCCCAGCGGTGTTCCCGAGGCTGACACCCGCATTCCCGGAGGCTCCCGTCTGCAGGGGGACCGCGTGGGCAGCAGGCACCCGGCCGGGCCAGCATCCCCGGAGGCGGAACTAGCCACGTCCCCGAGGCCGCGCCGGGTCACACCGCCCGTGCCAGGGCCCGGCTGCTCCCCGGCGGCCCCGAAGGGCTCTACCAGCCAGACTCCGCCACGGACTCGCGGAGGAGGATCTCTGAGAGCGGTGGTGAGGTGCGAGGCGGCGGCCGAGCCCCAAAGCAGCGCCTGAGGCAGCCgcggctgagcagcagcacggcCCCGGCCGCGGGCCCCGTCATGGCGCCCGCCCCGTGGAGGGCGGCCCGGGGGCGGTGCCGGAGCCGGCGGCGGGGCCTGGCCAGGTGCAGCgggcggaggcggcggcggctgtGCAGCGCCAGTGCCCGCCGTGCCGCCGCCATGAGCAGCGCGGAGCCGCCGCTCGGGGCCGGGCCGCGGGCGCAGCCCGCCTGGAAGCGGGAAATCCTGGAGCGGAAGCGGGCCAAGCTGGCCGGGCTGGCCGGCGGCGGCGAGCCGGAGCCGCCGGCAGGGGAGCGGCTGGTGGTGGCGGAGAGCCTGGGCCCGCTCCGCGAGAACCCCTTCATGCGGCTGgagagcgagcggcggcggctgctgcggcaggggctgcccggaCACGGCCCCGGGGCGGCGCGgccgctgcagcagctgctggagctgtacAGCGCCGTGCCCGGCATCCGCACCATCCGCGCCGACAACATCCTCATCATCGAGTCCCAGCCCGACGCTGCCGCCTGTTTCGCCGATGGGGACGCGCTGCCCGGCCGCCGCAAGGACCGGGACCCGGCCGCCACCTCGCCGCCGCGGGGGCCCGAcccgctgcagcagctgctggcccgCCGGGGCGCTGCCCTCGCCGAGATCCGCGCTGACCAGGTGGTCATCTACGAGACGGCCGAAGCGCCCGAGGCGGCCGAGCCGGGTACCGTCAGCCGCCTCTTGGAAAAGTTCGGGCAGCGGCCgcggggccgccgccgccgcgttGGGGAGGCGCTGACCGGGCCCGGGCCCGGCGCCGTTTCAGGCGGGGTGGCTGCACCTCCTCCGCAGGTGGGAACAGCCTCCCCTCGGGCCGCGCCGCCCCCTCCGCAGGTGAGACCCGGTTCCCCCCGGGCCTCTTCCCCGAAGGCGCGACCGGGATCTCCGCATCCGCTGCCGGCATCTCCCCGGGCTGCCACACCCCCGCCCGTGCCGGCCACCCCCCAGCCCACGGTCCCGCAGACGGCTTCTCCTCGGGCCGTCACCCCAAAGCCTACGGCCCCTGCTCCTCCCCGGGCTGTCACCCCCCAGCCCGCGGCCCCTGCTCCTCCCCGGGCTGTCACCTCGCAGCCTACGGCCCCGGCGCCTCCCCGGGCTGTCACCCCCCAGCCCTCGGCCCCTGCGCCTCCCCGGGCTGTCGCCCCGcagccccctgccccagcagctccccgggCTGCAGTCCCCGCGGTGGTGCCAGCCACTCCCAGGGCCGCAGCCTCCCAGGCCAACTGCTTTCTTCACAAGATCGGCTCCAACTCCTTCACAGTCACCCCCCGGGGGCTGCCCCCTGGCAGCCGCATTCCCGAGCCCGGCGCTGTCCCCGCCGGCCGTCCCACGCTGCCCAAGGGGCCACCAGTGCCATCCGCCAGCGCTCCCCATGCCAGAGCCAACGCCAGGAGGCCAAagccagaggaggctgaagcGGCCGTGTCGCCCCCGCCCAGTGCCAGTCTGGCCCCCAGTGCCACCAGCGCCACCCAGCCACTCTCCGCCTCTGCGCCCCGGGCCGGGGGCTCCTTCGAAATCCACCCGGCCCCCAAGCCCGACTTGGCTGCCATCCCAGCCCATGACCTGCAGGCCCAGGCCCTGGCCAAGCTGCGTCTGAATTCACGCAATACCTTCCTCTTCGTGCCCCGCCGGGAGGGCCGCCCAGCGCTGCCCACCGCCCAGAGCGCCAGGCCGGGACCACCGGCACCGTCCTCGGAGGAGAAGGCACTGAAGGAGCCCCCAAGGGCTTCCGCCCCGGAGCAGGAAGAGTCTGTCGCTTCCTCACCGGCGCCGCTGGAGCCCTTGGTACCAGTGACTTACATCGATGACATTGTGGAGCTGGACGGCGGAGAGCTTTCTCCCAGGGCCGGCTCTGCTGCGAGGACAGGGAGcttggcagagcagcctggaggagctggCCCTGACTTGGAGATGGAGTTTTCCTCCGTGCCCCTCTACAGACCACACTCAGCCCCCCGCCAGAGGGGAGGCAGCACCTTCACTGTCGTGCCCAAAAGGAAGCCCATTGCTTCGGGGCTGCAGGCTCTCACTGATgccagcagaaggctgcagcgggaggaagaggaggaggaggaggagagcaaagtaAAAGGCAAAGCTGTGGAGAGCTCTGATGTTCCCCAAGCAGGGATGTCCCATAAAAAGCGCTACCCCACGGTGAATGAGATCGAAGTGATTGGGGGGTACCTGTCCCTGGAGAGGTCCTGCATGAGCAAGAGAGGCTCGCGCCGCAAGAAGGTAGGTGCCAGGggtgcccctgtgctgcccagccaggctgagagccGCTCTGTACTGCTTGTGGCTTGTGTGTCTGTGAGGCACAGGCTGGGAAGGTGGGCAGCGTTTTCTGGTCCTTTGGGCAGCCAAGGGCTTGTGCTCAGGGAGGGAGCACTGGATGGGATATGACCTGTGCTAACTGCAGGgcctccctcccagtccctccttgGAGGTATGGTAACAAAAGCAAAGGGTTTCAGGTGTTTTCAGGGCTTGCTGGGTTGTGTGGTGTGAAGGGCTGAGGACTTGCCCTCTCTCTAGCCCAGCTCCCTGGTGTCTCATGTTGAACTCCCTGCGGTCACTGCCTGGCTTGTGACGAGAGTACCCTGGGCTGGGTGGCATTGGCATCTTCCCCGTATTAGTGATCTATTGATAGAGGCTGAGGAATTAGGTCTCTATTAGGCAGAAAGAGATCAGCAACAACTTAACTCCCCTTGATAGGATTACACCACCTGGCTGCTCGCTCAGGACGTGCGGTTCCGTCCCTGGAGATTCCCCAAGACGTTGACTGCTCCAAG is drawn from Pogoniulus pusillus isolate bPogPus1 chromosome 35, bPogPus1.pri, whole genome shotgun sequence and contains these coding sequences:
- the TPRN gene encoding taperin isoform X1, producing the protein MSSAEPPLGAGPRAQPAWKREILERKRAKLAGLAGGGEPEPPAGERLVVAESLGPLRENPFMRLESERRRLLRQGLPGHGPGAARPLQQLLELYSAVPGIRTIRADNILIIESQPDAAACFADGDALPGRRKDRDPAATSPPRGPDPLQQLLARRGAALAEIRADQVVIYETAEAPEAAEPGTVSRLLEKFGQRPRGRRRRVGEALTGPGPGAVSGGVAAPPPQVGTASPRAAPPPPQVRPGSPRASSPKARPGSPHPLPASPRAATPPPVPATPQPTVPQTASPRAVTPKPTAPAPPRAVTPQPAAPAPPRAVTSQPTAPAPPRAVTPQPSAPAPPRAVAPQPPAPAAPRAAVPAVVPATPRAAASQANCFLHKIGSNSFTVTPRGLPPGSRIPEPGAVPAGRPTLPKGPPVPSASAPHARANARRPKPEEAEAAVSPPPSASLAPSATSATQPLSASAPRAGGSFEIHPAPKPDLAAIPAHDLQAQALAKLRLNSRNTFLFVPRREGRPALPTAQSARPGPPAPSSEEKALKEPPRASAPEQEESVASSPAPLEPLVPVTYIDDIVELDGGELSPRAGSAARTGSLAEQPGGAGPDLEMEFSSVPLYRPHSAPRQRGGSTFTVVPKRKPIASGLQALTDASRRLQREEEEEEEESKVKGKAVESSDVPQAGMSHKKRYPTVNEIEVIGGYLSLERSCMSKRGSRRKKMKISFNETSLQTMFEYPSESSLAEEDEEEEEGHISEAEEDKACTFHIPRPNSTLHPSTPNSADLSSYTPKHSVKFSEWQEQKYEEMPAAEGPLLKEADAHGNQVMLTPAEKGKLSDFSSEPALYF
- the TPRN gene encoding taperin isoform X2 translates to MSSAEPPLGAGPRAQPAWKREILERKRAKLAGLAGGGEPEPPAGERLVVAESLGPLRENPFMRLESERRRLLRQGLPGHGPGAARPLQQLLELYSAVPGIRTIRADNILIIESQPDAAACFADGDALPGRRKDRDPAATSPPRGPDPLQQLLARRGAALAEIRADQVVIYETAEAPEAAEPGTVSRLLEKFGQRPRGRRRRVGEALTGPGPGAVSGGVAAPPPQVGTASPRAAPPPPQVRPGSPRASSPKARPGSPHPLPASPRAATPPPVPATPQPTVPQTASPRAVTPKPTAPAPPRAVTPQPAAPAPPRAVTSQPTAPAPPRAVTPQPSAPAPPRAVAPQPPAPAAPRAAVPAVVPATPRAAASQANCFLHKIGSNSFTVTPRGLPPGSRIPEPGAVPAGRPTLPKGPPVPSASAPHARANARRPKPEEAEAAVSPPPSASLAPSATSATQPLSASAPRAGGSFEIHPAPKPDLAAIPAHDLQAQALAKLRLNSRNTFLFVPRREGRPALPTAQSARPGPPAPSSEEKALKEPPRASAPEQEESVASSPAPLEPLVPVTYIDDIVELDGGELSPRAGSAARTGSLAEQPGGAGPDLEMEFSSVPLYRPHSAPRQRGGSTFTVVPKRKPIASGLQALTDASRRLQREEEEEEEESKVKGKAVESSDVPQAGMSHKKRYPTVNEIEVIGGYLSLERSCMSKRGSRRKKMKISFNETSLQTMFEYPSESSLAEEDEEEEEGHISEAEEDKACTFHIPRPNSTLHPSTPNSDLSSYTPKHSVKFSEWQEQKYEEMPAAEGPLLKEADAHGNQVMLTPAEKGKLSDFSSEPALYF